The following proteins are encoded in a genomic region of Gimesia algae:
- the hflX gene encoding GTPase HflX produces MADPKREELQVKAKRAILVSVVSPSNHIDKNQALDELKGLVETAGVKVVGTLVQNREHPHPATCLGKGKLDELKQMVKHVDAELIIFDNNLSPSQGRNIEEETGTVIVDRSELILDIFATHAKTYEAKLQVELAQLLYFRPRLKRLWTHLERIEGGVGAGRGPGEKQLETDRRLLDKRVAELKRKLSEVERRRERTVSNRFQQLTVSLVGYTNAGKSTLMNALTGADVYIADQLFATLDTRTRRWELPHWGEILLSDTVGFVRDLPHHLVASFKSTLEEARQADLLLHVVDCSNPEVEHHIKTVNKVLDEIEIEHKNAILVFNKTDKVEDRSKLDVLRLKYDNAISVSAVSGEGLDRLSQAVIDRLASGYVIVELETPVGNGKLLSQLEDHSLILSRAYSHDDSRVTLQARIARRFLPMLKTDPDTELKIHDDEQAVPGDMIPEESVNEL; encoded by the coding sequence TTGGCGGATCCAAAACGAGAAGAACTACAAGTTAAAGCAAAACGAGCCATACTGGTCTCTGTTGTTTCTCCTTCAAATCACATCGATAAGAATCAGGCCCTCGACGAATTAAAAGGACTTGTGGAAACTGCGGGGGTTAAAGTGGTGGGTACTCTGGTGCAGAACCGGGAGCATCCCCATCCGGCCACCTGTCTGGGAAAAGGGAAACTGGACGAGCTCAAACAAATGGTAAAGCACGTCGATGCGGAGCTTATCATTTTTGATAACAATCTTTCCCCCTCTCAGGGGAGGAATATCGAAGAGGAAACAGGCACGGTCATAGTTGACCGCAGTGAACTGATCCTCGATATCTTTGCGACTCACGCCAAAACTTACGAAGCCAAATTGCAGGTCGAGCTGGCACAGTTGCTTTATTTCCGACCACGTTTGAAACGCTTGTGGACCCACCTGGAACGTATCGAAGGGGGTGTCGGCGCGGGTCGTGGACCTGGTGAAAAGCAGCTGGAAACCGACCGTCGACTGTTAGACAAACGGGTGGCTGAACTGAAGCGCAAACTTTCGGAAGTTGAACGCCGCCGGGAACGAACCGTCTCCAATCGATTCCAGCAGCTGACCGTTTCGCTGGTGGGATATACCAACGCTGGTAAAAGCACGCTGATGAATGCGTTGACGGGCGCGGATGTCTATATCGCGGATCAGCTGTTTGCCACACTCGATACACGCACGCGTCGCTGGGAACTACCACACTGGGGTGAAATATTATTGAGCGATACCGTCGGGTTTGTTCGCGATCTGCCTCACCATCTGGTCGCCTCGTTTAAGTCCACGCTGGAAGAAGCACGACAGGCAGACCTGCTACTACACGTCGTTGACTGCAGTAATCCTGAAGTCGAGCATCATATCAAAACCGTTAACAAGGTTCTGGATGAAATCGAGATCGAACATAAGAACGCCATCCTGGTGTTCAATAAAACGGATAAGGTGGAAGACCGCTCGAAGCTGGATGTGCTGCGTCTGAAATATGACAACGCAATCAGTGTCAGTGCGGTTTCGGGTGAAGGGCTCGATCGACTCTCCCAGGCCGTCATTGATCGTCTGGCCTCGGGCTACGTAATCGTCGAACTGGAAACGCCGGTAGGAAATGGCAAGCTGCTTTCACAACTGGAGGATCATTCTCTGATTCTGTCACGCGCATATTCCCATGATGATAGCCGGGTGACCCTTCAGGCTCGTATCGCCAGACGGTTTCTGCCGATGCTGAAAACCGACCCCGATACCGAGCTCAAAATCCATGATGATGAGCAGGCTGTTCCCGGTGATATGATTCCGGAAGAAAGTGTCAACGAACTCTAA
- a CDS encoding tetratricopeptide repeat protein produces MSTPASLYDEAVKTYEGGDVEQAVEKLKEVLAIDENYTLAHSAIAVYYQKLGKFDEAIAHATKVTELDPDDYFSHMQLSVICQRCGRIQEAEDALAKAHSMGQRK; encoded by the coding sequence ATGAGTACTCCAGCAAGCCTATATGATGAAGCAGTCAAAACCTATGAGGGTGGTGATGTTGAGCAAGCTGTCGAGAAGCTGAAAGAAGTTCTGGCGATCGATGAAAACTACACCCTGGCCCATTCCGCAATTGCCGTTTACTACCAGAAGCTCGGCAAGTTTGATGAAGCGATCGCTCATGCCACGAAAGTGACCGAACTGGACCCGGATGATTATTTTTCCCACATGCAGCTCTCAGTCATCTGCCAGCGCTGCGGACGGATTCAAGAAGCGGAAGACGCGTTAGCCAAAGCCCACTCAATGGGACAGCGAAAATAA
- a CDS encoding ParB/RepB/Spo0J family partition protein: protein MEDQNQNPEDQQIDPTETPGAPRRRLGRGLNALLGRGGDSDSDQQNDNPDSEAQEVFVPAEQDQIDIDLIERNPYQPRQDFAADSIKELEGSIRQHGVLQPLLVRPFEGAYQLIAGERRLKAARDAGLKTVPCRVMNLEERQVCEVAIEENLKRKDLNVLEKAQAFKNYLSQFDSTIEQLAQRLSLDRSTVNNMIRLLDLAEPVKQALQAEKISAGHARTLLSLDSEKQIAVCEQIQSESLSVRKTEAEVRKILKGDVDTVPFENTKQPASAPQMTNHLVDLQQQLREILGAQVEIKLKTEHSGQILIPFDSNESFERITGVLRKSA from the coding sequence ATGGAAGATCAAAACCAGAATCCAGAAGATCAACAGATTGATCCCACAGAAACTCCCGGCGCACCCCGTCGCAGATTAGGTCGCGGCTTGAACGCTTTACTTGGTCGAGGTGGTGACTCCGATTCGGACCAGCAGAACGACAACCCGGATTCAGAGGCGCAGGAAGTATTCGTGCCCGCTGAACAGGATCAGATTGACATCGATTTGATCGAACGTAATCCTTACCAGCCTCGGCAGGATTTTGCTGCTGACTCAATCAAAGAACTTGAAGGCAGTATCCGCCAGCATGGAGTCTTGCAGCCACTGCTCGTCCGACCTTTCGAAGGGGCGTACCAGTTGATTGCCGGGGAACGTCGTCTGAAGGCGGCCCGTGATGCCGGATTGAAAACGGTTCCCTGCCGTGTGATGAATCTGGAAGAGCGACAGGTCTGTGAAGTCGCGATTGAGGAGAACCTCAAGCGGAAAGATCTGAACGTACTCGAGAAGGCGCAGGCTTTCAAAAACTACCTGTCGCAATTTGATAGTACTATCGAACAGTTGGCCCAGAGACTGAGCCTGGATCGTTCAACCGTCAACAATATGATCCGTCTGCTCGACCTGGCGGAACCTGTCAAGCAGGCGCTGCAGGCAGAAAAAATCTCCGCTGGTCATGCGCGGACGCTGCTCAGTCTGGATAGCGAGAAGCAGATTGCTGTCTGCGAGCAGATTCAGTCAGAGTCGCTCTCAGTTCGCAAGACTGAAGCCGAGGTTCGAAAAATCCTCAAAGGGGATGTAGACACGGTCCCCTTCGAGAACACGAAACAACCCGCGTCAGCCCCGCAGATGACCAACCATCTGGTGGATCTGCAGCAGCAGTTGCGGGAGATCCTGGGAGCCCAGGTAGAGATTAAACTCAAGACCGAACACTCGGGACAGATCCTGATTCCCTTTGATTCCAATGAGAGCTTCGAGCGGATCACAGGGGTTCTCAGAAAGTCAGCCTGA
- a CDS encoding transthyretin-like family protein: MCLLNSFTCLILSGCGNSGPELATVTGNVTLDGKPVPDARVDFSPQEGRASVGTTNAEGVYELQYSLEKEGVVVGSHNVKITTERATTGGEGNEPLVPGSKELLPSVYNSKSQLTAEVIPGENVIDFSLQSQPD; encoded by the coding sequence TTGTGCTTGTTGAATAGTTTTACCTGCCTGATATTGTCAGGTTGCGGGAATTCGGGCCCTGAACTTGCTACCGTAACCGGTAACGTCACTCTCGATGGTAAACCCGTACCTGATGCACGGGTTGATTTTTCCCCGCAGGAAGGACGTGCATCGGTCGGTACTACAAATGCTGAAGGCGTTTATGAATTACAGTACTCCCTCGAAAAAGAAGGGGTAGTGGTTGGTTCGCATAATGTCAAAATCACCACGGAACGTGCGACGACAGGGGGTGAAGGAAATGAACCGCTGGTACCCGGCTCCAAAGAACTGCTTCCGTCAGTATATAATTCGAAAAGCCAGCTGACTGCTGAAGTCATACCAGGTGAAAATGTCATTGATTTTTCTCTCCAGAGTCAACCCGACTAA
- the clpP gene encoding ATP-dependent Clp endopeptidase proteolytic subunit ClpP has protein sequence MTVLTPYVIEKNGRDERAMDIYSRLLQDRIVMMGSQVNDQVAQSLVAQLLFLQFDDPEADIHFYINSPGGSVTAGMAIYDTMQYISCDVATYCIGQAASMGALLLTAGAAGKRNALPNSRIMIHQPLAGMQGTATDLEIHAKEVLKMKRRLNEILLHHTGQTLEKIEQDTDRDNFMDAQEAKSYGLIDNVLEHLQLPGTKE, from the coding sequence ATGACGGTCCTTACTCCTTATGTGATCGAAAAAAATGGCCGCGATGAACGGGCCATGGATATCTATAGTCGTCTGTTGCAGGACCGCATCGTGATGATGGGGTCACAGGTCAACGATCAGGTGGCACAAAGTCTGGTCGCCCAGTTGCTGTTCCTCCAGTTCGATGATCCCGAAGCAGACATCCATTTTTACATCAATTCTCCCGGTGGTTCCGTAACCGCGGGAATGGCCATCTATGATACGATGCAGTACATCTCCTGCGATGTGGCCACTTACTGTATCGGGCAGGCTGCCAGTATGGGTGCCCTGCTGCTGACTGCGGGTGCCGCCGGAAAACGCAATGCGTTACCGAACAGCCGCATCATGATTCACCAGCCACTCGCCGGAATGCAGGGAACGGCAACCGACCTGGAAATTCACGCCAAAGAAGTACTGAAGATGAAGCGGCGTCTGAATGAGATTCTGCTGCATCACACTGGTCAGACGCTCGAAAAAATTGAACAGGATACAGACCGCGACAACTTCATGGACGCCCAGGAAGCCAAATCGTATGGTCTGATTGACAATGTTCTGGAGCACCTGCAACTGCCCGGAACCAAAGAATAA
- a CDS encoding glycosyltransferase family 39 protein yields the protein MARLKQTDQKTTSILRSETIVVALILLVGCLLRVLFLSDSGIEHFDEGVYASNLWFSAEQGGAYPGRHFYAPPLFPFLIEWSMIFLGSGVWGVFLPSLFLGILTVLLTWWVARAWFGPAAGLVAVTLASLSDLHLLYSRVALTDVGLGFCLLLAVYLTWKSFIADDWKWPVLAGIVTGAGWSIKYNGWLPLAVGLSGLIPWLLFRRRQLLQPARYFLRWLVIAIVAFLVWSPVLIGLQKSGGYSVVAANHSRYVVGFSGWFDSFWRQWENHRMLEGTSGFFSLGVVCLALCLVSVRWKMSKSGTQSSGVTDNQIPGSTWNLILSGLIAAIPILLAAFVGISPVLGLLASVGILLQLFFASGVFRLALSTEQSQVTESELNRELAVWLLAAWFCGLLLATPLYYPYPRLTIPWTMAAWLGTAAFAGWLEQRAGGSLFDLLSSSESDQNRFRFTPAVGVVTVAVLLVVVFKPWTMVAWQPRNDLEAIAQNILADLRSQSDVRSENAILYTYAEPALFFNIQSQGHPLTGPVADLEFLNSLSAQNPAYLIVGPHAATDPDFQKQFAAVRDRFELVHSYDYSPSLLVRLNQSSPVDVSETEPVLLYRAR from the coding sequence GTGGCGCGACTCAAGCAGACAGATCAGAAAACAACATCGATCCTCCGGTCGGAAACGATCGTGGTTGCCTTGATCCTGCTGGTGGGCTGCCTGCTGCGGGTTCTGTTTCTTTCCGATTCCGGGATCGAACATTTTGACGAAGGAGTCTATGCATCGAATTTGTGGTTTTCAGCGGAGCAGGGGGGCGCGTATCCGGGACGCCATTTCTATGCCCCGCCGTTGTTCCCGTTCCTGATCGAATGGTCGATGATCTTTCTTGGCAGTGGCGTCTGGGGTGTCTTCCTGCCGTCCCTGTTTCTCGGAATATTGACCGTGCTGCTGACCTGGTGGGTGGCCCGCGCGTGGTTTGGTCCTGCCGCGGGTCTGGTCGCAGTCACGCTGGCCAGCCTGAGCGACCTGCATCTACTTTACAGCCGGGTCGCGCTCACCGATGTCGGATTGGGTTTCTGCCTGCTGTTGGCAGTCTACCTGACCTGGAAAAGCTTCATCGCTGATGACTGGAAGTGGCCCGTGCTGGCGGGCATCGTGACGGGGGCTGGCTGGTCGATCAAATACAATGGCTGGTTGCCTCTGGCCGTTGGTCTGTCGGGATTGATTCCGTGGCTACTGTTTCGCCGCCGCCAGCTACTGCAGCCTGCCAGATATTTTCTCCGCTGGCTGGTCATCGCGATTGTCGCGTTTCTGGTCTGGTCTCCCGTTCTCATCGGACTGCAGAAGTCGGGCGGGTACTCTGTTGTCGCTGCCAATCACAGCCGCTACGTCGTCGGGTTCTCCGGCTGGTTCGATTCCTTCTGGCGTCAATGGGAGAACCATCGAATGCTGGAAGGCACGTCCGGTTTCTTCAGTCTGGGTGTGGTCTGCCTGGCGCTCTGCCTGGTATCTGTCCGCTGGAAAATGTCGAAGTCTGGAACCCAATCTTCTGGTGTCACCGACAATCAGATTCCGGGTTCCACGTGGAACCTGATCCTGTCTGGTCTGATTGCCGCGATTCCCATTTTGCTCGCCGCGTTCGTGGGGATCAGCCCCGTGCTTGGTCTACTGGCAAGTGTCGGTATTCTGCTGCAGTTGTTTTTCGCTTCTGGTGTTTTTCGGCTCGCTCTGTCAACAGAACAGAGCCAGGTGACAGAATCGGAATTGAATCGCGAACTGGCTGTCTGGTTACTGGCTGCCTGGTTCTGTGGACTGCTGCTGGCAACACCGCTTTACTATCCCTATCCCCGTCTGACGATTCCCTGGACCATGGCGGCCTGGCTGGGTACTGCTGCCTTCGCTGGCTGGTTGGAGCAGCGCGCGGGTGGGTCGTTGTTTGACCTGCTCTCCTCCTCCGAATCAGACCAGAATCGCTTCCGCTTCACTCCGGCAGTAGGTGTGGTCACGGTGGCGGTATTGCTGGTCGTCGTATTCAAGCCCTGGACGATGGTTGCCTGGCAGCCGCGTAACGACCTGGAGGCGATCGCGCAAAACATACTTGCTGATCTCCGCTCCCAGTCAGATGTCAGAAGCGAGAATGCCATCCTCTACACCTATGCGGAGCCTGCTCTGTTTTTTAACATCCAGTCTCAGGGACATCCATTGACAGGTCCGGTAGCTGATCTGGAGTTTCTGAATTCGCTTTCTGCTCAGAATCCCGCCTACCTGATTGTGGGCCCCCATGCGGCAACCGATCCGGATTTTCAGAAACAGTTCGCAGCAGTACGGGACCGTTTCGAACTGGTTCATTCTTACGATTACTCTCCCAGCCTCCTGGTCAGATTAAATCAGTCCTCGCCAGTCGACGTATCTGAAACAGAGCCGGTATTGCTGTATCGCGCCAGGTAA
- a CDS encoding tetratricopeptide repeat protein: protein MKKRWIYGIIIFLSITSIGLAIDWWSALPEGEQATYVGRQTCFQCHQKEAAEWKGSDHDLAMNPATPEFVLGDFDNTELEHFGITSHMTHEGDKYFVTTQGPDGKRARFEVKYVIGVRPLQQYLAELERGRIQVLPVTWDTEMKRWYYVSPDEPFGPDDPLHWTGSAQNWNHMCAECHTTNWAKNYDVATDAHHFSFSEMRVSCEACHGPGSIHVKLANSHSVFWDRRYGYGLAKLKAKDATAQLESCAPCHSHRRHVAPGHTPLDRFHDHYALSLLDDHLYHPDGQINEEVYVFGSFTQSKMYRKGVRCTDCHNPHSLKLKFEGNKLCTQCHLEAKYDIPSHHHHKMGTKGAACVECHMPSKTYMGVDPRRDHSLRIPRPDLSVKLGTPNACNQCHTKPEENAEWASHKVEEWYGPKRRDDPHYGEILAAGRAGKQEAERSLIKLTREKEVGPIVRATAVSLLATRYNTPESREVVERALNSKEELVRLAALQGFEGWTPGPEQEASEIGKLLAEGLTDSSRGVRSEVARILSGLPIMPDTSQNQKALKQALEEYKAGLLADGDQSGSHMSLGILYANQGDMKKAEAEFRTAIKLSPAVAGPRSNLAQLLEQQGRADEVKTLRTKEAELLARDARLLPENPMLQYRLGLLYYLLGREDEAVTALTKACDLEPQSADFRLMLTLLYEKQQQWKLAWESAAALVRLQPNNPEFRQIYLNMYQKANPEGK from the coding sequence ATGAAGAAACGATGGATTTACGGCATCATAATTTTTCTGAGTATTACTTCCATCGGTCTGGCGATCGACTGGTGGTCGGCTCTACCTGAAGGCGAACAGGCAACCTATGTCGGTCGACAAACCTGTTTCCAATGCCATCAGAAAGAAGCCGCGGAGTGGAAAGGTTCGGATCACGACCTGGCCATGAATCCGGCCACTCCCGAATTTGTACTCGGGGATTTTGATAATACCGAGCTGGAACACTTCGGCATCACTTCTCATATGACTCATGAGGGGGACAAGTATTTCGTCACCACGCAGGGTCCGGATGGCAAACGGGCGCGGTTTGAAGTCAAGTACGTGATCGGTGTGCGGCCACTTCAACAGTATCTGGCGGAGCTCGAGCGAGGCAGGATTCAGGTGCTCCCGGTGACCTGGGATACGGAAATGAAACGCTGGTATTACGTCAGTCCCGATGAACCGTTTGGTCCTGATGACCCGCTGCACTGGACCGGATCCGCTCAGAACTGGAATCACATGTGCGCGGAATGCCATACGACAAACTGGGCGAAAAATTATGACGTCGCAACCGATGCGCATCACTTCTCTTTTTCAGAGATGCGTGTGAGCTGCGAAGCCTGCCATGGCCCGGGTTCGATACATGTCAAACTGGCCAATTCGCATTCGGTGTTCTGGGATCGTCGTTACGGATATGGTCTGGCAAAACTGAAAGCGAAAGACGCCACCGCGCAACTGGAGAGCTGTGCTCCCTGTCATTCGCATCGACGGCATGTCGCTCCCGGCCATACTCCCCTGGACCGTTTTCACGATCATTATGCCCTCTCCCTGCTGGATGATCATCTCTACCACCCCGATGGCCAGATCAATGAAGAAGTCTACGTCTTTGGTTCCTTCACACAGAGCAAGATGTATCGCAAGGGTGTGCGCTGCACTGACTGCCATAACCCCCATTCGCTGAAGCTCAAGTTTGAAGGTAACAAGCTTTGTACCCAATGTCATCTGGAAGCCAAGTACGATATCCCCAGCCACCATCACCATAAGATGGGTACTAAAGGAGCCGCCTGTGTCGAATGCCATATGCCATCCAAAACGTATATGGGAGTCGACCCGCGACGAGATCACAGCCTGCGGATCCCCCGTCCTGACCTGAGCGTGAAGTTAGGGACTCCCAATGCCTGCAATCAATGTCACACCAAACCTGAAGAGAATGCAGAATGGGCGTCACATAAAGTAGAGGAATGGTATGGTCCGAAGCGACGGGACGACCCACATTATGGAGAGATCCTGGCGGCTGGTCGCGCTGGCAAACAGGAAGCCGAACGGTCGCTCATCAAACTGACCCGCGAAAAAGAGGTCGGTCCGATTGTTCGCGCCACTGCTGTCTCCCTACTGGCGACACGCTACAACACACCCGAAAGCCGCGAGGTCGTCGAACGGGCGTTGAACTCGAAAGAAGAACTGGTACGTCTGGCTGCACTCCAGGGGTTTGAAGGTTGGACTCCGGGTCCCGAACAGGAAGCCAGCGAGATCGGCAAACTGCTGGCAGAAGGACTGACCGATTCTTCGCGCGGCGTGCGGTCTGAGGTCGCCCGCATCCTCTCCGGACTGCCGATCATGCCGGATACCAGCCAGAATCAGAAAGCATTGAAACAGGCGCTGGAAGAATACAAGGCAGGTCTGCTGGCGGATGGAGACCAGTCCGGGTCCCACATGAGCCTGGGGATTCTCTATGCCAATCAGGGAGACATGAAGAAAGCGGAAGCGGAATTCCGAACGGCTATCAAACTCTCACCAGCCGTCGCGGGTCCGCGTTCCAACCTCGCACAATTACTGGAACAACAGGGCAGAGCAGACGAAGTCAAAACGTTACGAACCAAAGAAGCAGAGTTGCTGGCGCGAGACGCGCGACTGCTTCCGGAAAATCCCATGCTGCAATACCGTCTGGGACTGCTCTATTATCTGCTGGGAAGGGAAGACGAAGCGGTCACCGCGCTGACGAAAGCCTGTGATCTGGAACCACAGTCGGCTGACTTCCGCCTGATGCTGACCCTGCTGTATGAGAAACAGCAGCAGTGGAAGCTGGCATGGGAATCAGCGGCAGCGTTAGTTCGACTCCAGCCGAACAACCCGGAGTTTCGTCAGATCTATTTGAATATGTATCAAAAAGCAAACCCGGAAGGCAAGTGA
- a CDS encoding sugar phosphate isomerase/epimerase family protein, whose translation MKFGICQELFVDWDWEKQCDLIAEIGYTGIELAPFAFAERPSDISAEQRAFLRKTAEDRGLQIFGLHWLLAKTEGLHLTTADAAVRKKTADYLVELGELCADLGGDLMVFGSPFQRNVEEGMSREQAYENAAEVFRNCLPAIGERGVRICMEPLTTKETDFVNTCAEALELIDMVGADNFVLHQDVKAMLGAETESIPELIHKYDTRTGHFHVNDSNLLGPGMGETDYHPIFKALKESRYDGWISVEVFDYKPGCEFIARESFRYMKEVWESV comes from the coding sequence ATGAAGTTTGGCATTTGTCAGGAATTGTTTGTTGACTGGGACTGGGAAAAACAATGCGATTTGATCGCTGAAATCGGTTATACGGGGATCGAACTCGCGCCGTTTGCTTTTGCCGAGCGCCCCTCGGACATTTCTGCAGAACAACGGGCATTCCTGAGGAAAACCGCAGAAGACCGTGGGCTGCAAATCTTTGGCCTGCATTGGCTTCTGGCAAAAACAGAAGGCCTGCATCTGACTACCGCGGATGCCGCCGTGCGGAAAAAAACGGCTGATTATCTGGTTGAACTCGGGGAACTGTGTGCCGACCTGGGAGGCGATTTGATGGTCTTCGGTTCTCCTTTCCAGCGAAATGTTGAAGAAGGCATGTCACGCGAGCAGGCTTATGAGAATGCTGCTGAAGTTTTCAGGAACTGTCTGCCAGCCATTGGTGAACGTGGTGTGCGAATCTGTATGGAACCGTTGACAACCAAAGAAACGGATTTTGTGAATACCTGTGCCGAGGCGCTGGAACTGATCGATATGGTCGGAGCTGACAATTTTGTATTGCACCAGGATGTCAAAGCGATGCTCGGCGCAGAAACAGAATCGATCCCGGAACTCATTCACAAATATGACACACGAACCGGTCACTTCCATGTTAATGATTCGAACCTCCTGGGTCCCGGCATGGGAGAGACCGACTACCATCCGATCTTCAAAGCGCTGAAAGAAAGTCGATACGACGGGTGGATCTCGGTGGAAGTTTTTGACTACAAACCCGGCTGTGAATTTATCGCGCGCGAAAGTTTTCGTTACATGAAAGAGGTCTGGGAAAGCGTCTGA
- a CDS encoding transglutaminase-like domain-containing protein, with translation MNQLSTERPVKPKRKLWRTRFKVARNTLCFAPRISYDDVCQPAVSEEELQHWGESILLSDSTAVLHRDGTITRRAHNMTALYANESLAQWDEVYRFHDRQTALHKIQTAKVYLPDGSVRKAKKVVQPYGQTAVNFYPLRPGVTVELEEQQDYFIPDRIAACMWGQEYFQFSIPCRRLRYTVAVAEPFTLQYRLHLTDLEPRTWKHGSYQVYQWDLHDLPGYETDDGTPHPREVLPWVDLTTLTSWEPINRFYLNDLEPPEKTPPQIQKLSEELIQEDQTEEEKIFTAYKYASEDVRYGRHPNELALEKTREVGSMLEDMRGDCKDKSSLLVSLLRHLGIESSIAILLTRMNGSAALLPGARFDHAIVSVTTASGERLWLDPAGGPVTFKDIPYNDQGTQALLLNREAGELTTIPEGGPELHQINRVCEGTLASDCSYQFTSEVTTSGDTAMEFRLKYVNRNEDYTSLTLEKELAASWTGARIEAPRFLDLKEISQPVRYSCQTTLDQWARQIEDIILFRIPWIGSMQTAGLINVQKRNSALQTPSPIRFSDSHRIQIPAGFSGYGLPYEHHFECKWGHYQASVRVEDSFLICARQVDHLGGIVLQNEYPEFKEYWESCTRADALDIVLMKQGI, from the coding sequence TTGAATCAGCTCAGCACAGAACGGCCTGTAAAACCGAAACGAAAATTGTGGCGTACCCGGTTTAAAGTGGCGCGAAACACATTATGTTTTGCACCACGAATTTCTTATGACGATGTCTGTCAGCCCGCGGTCTCTGAAGAAGAATTACAACATTGGGGCGAATCGATTCTACTCTCCGATTCCACCGCAGTGTTGCATCGCGATGGTACCATAACACGACGCGCTCACAACATGACCGCGCTGTACGCTAATGAATCTCTGGCGCAATGGGATGAAGTCTACCGGTTTCATGATCGTCAGACAGCTCTGCATAAAATTCAGACTGCCAAAGTCTATCTACCTGATGGCAGTGTCAGAAAAGCAAAGAAAGTAGTACAGCCTTACGGCCAGACAGCGGTCAACTTTTATCCGCTCCGCCCCGGTGTCACAGTCGAACTGGAGGAACAGCAGGACTACTTTATCCCGGATCGGATCGCTGCCTGCATGTGGGGACAGGAATACTTTCAGTTCTCCATTCCCTGTCGACGACTTCGCTATACCGTCGCTGTCGCGGAACCGTTTACTCTCCAGTACCGTTTGCATCTCACCGATTTGGAACCACGAACCTGGAAGCACGGATCCTATCAGGTCTATCAGTGGGACCTGCATGATCTGCCCGGCTACGAAACCGATGATGGCACTCCCCATCCGCGCGAGGTACTGCCCTGGGTTGATCTCACTACGCTCACTTCCTGGGAACCCATCAATCGTTTTTATCTGAATGACCTTGAGCCACCTGAAAAGACACCGCCACAAATCCAGAAGCTGTCAGAGGAACTGATTCAGGAGGACCAGACAGAAGAAGAGAAAATTTTCACTGCTTACAAGTACGCGTCAGAGGATGTCCGGTATGGGCGGCATCCGAACGAACTGGCTCTGGAAAAAACACGCGAAGTGGGATCAATGCTGGAAGACATGCGCGGCGACTGCAAAGATAAATCTTCGCTGCTGGTCTCCCTGCTCAGGCACCTGGGAATCGAATCTTCAATCGCCATTCTTCTGACGCGCATGAATGGTTCCGCAGCATTACTGCCCGGTGCGCGTTTCGATCATGCCATCGTCAGTGTTACCACAGCCAGTGGAGAACGCCTGTGGCTGGACCCCGCGGGGGGACCGGTAACCTTCAAAGATATTCCCTATAATGATCAGGGAACACAGGCTCTGCTTCTGAATCGTGAAGCCGGCGAACTTACAACCATTCCGGAAGGTGGTCCCGAGCTGCATCAGATCAATCGTGTTTGTGAAGGGACTCTTGCAAGCGACTGCAGCTATCAATTCACATCGGAAGTCACAACATCCGGTGATACCGCGATGGAGTTTCGTTTAAAATATGTGAACCGTAACGAAGACTATACATCGCTTACTCTGGAAAAAGAACTGGCTGCTTCATGGACGGGTGCCCGCATCGAGGCGCCGCGTTTTCTTGATTTGAAAGAGATTTCACAACCGGTCCGCTACAGCTGCCAAACGACTCTGGACCAATGGGCGCGCCAGATTGAAGACATCATTCTGTTTCGAATTCCCTGGATCGGGTCCATGCAGACTGCCGGTCTGATCAACGTTCAAAAAAGAAATTCTGCCCTGCAGACTCCCAGCCCGATCCGTTTCTCCGACAGCCATCGCATTCAGATCCCCGCTGGATTTTCCGGCTACGGTTTGCCTTACGAACATCATTTTGAATGCAAATGGGGCCATTATCAGGCATCCGTCCGCGTTGAAGATTCGTTCCTGATCTGCGCGAGGCAGGTAGATCATCTGGGTGGCATCGTGTTGCAAAATGAGTATCCGGAGTTCAAAGAATACTGGGAATCCTGCACACGCGCCGACGCGCTGGATATCGTCTTAATGAAACAGGGAATTTAA